Proteins encoded by one window of Amphiura filiformis unplaced genomic scaffold, Afil_fr2py scaffold_49, whole genome shotgun sequence:
- the LOC140144310 gene encoding dynein intermediate chain 3, ciliary-like has translation MEIVYVYTKKRNEFGRQCNFSDRPAELHVDILPDESLTQNFVEKNPVDRGIQCVQEMSEHEVNTERFETDSRGINHVEGGWPKDINPSEVEQVIRYRKKVEKDEMYMATIQQLGGIMEHCIKQNNAIDIYEDYFAELEIEESEETPSAKTINVFRDPNEIKRTATHLSWYPDGARKLAVAYSNLEFQRSSADTSLDSYIWDIENPNKPEMTLKPVSPLVCLEYNPKDVHVLIGGCYNGQIAFWDTRKGSQAVEMSPVEHSHHDPVYKTIWLQSKTGTECFSASTDGQVLWWDTRKLGEPTEKLVMDPTKKGKMENAHGVIALEYEPTIPTKFMVGTEQGTIISCNRKAKTPPEKIVAIYKEHIGPVYSLQRNPFFPKNFLTVGDWTARIWSEDIRESSIMWTKYHMSYMTDGCWSPIRPSVFFTTKMDGTLDVWDYLFKQNDPTLSLQVCDEALHCLRVQDQGRLIAAGSHTGTTTLLELSNSLCTMQRNEKALVTAMFERETKREKILESRQRELRLKRAGQSAQGEDDENAGDFEEEDLVAKAEEDFFSMINADKKKRDKQKEKMKAEEDNKQAEDNIIIEEAEKTDDANGEKEEAER, from the exons ATGGAGATTGTGTATGTGTACACGAAGAAGAGGAATGAGTTTGGGCGACAATGCAACTTCTCTGACAGGCCGGCAGAGCTTCATGTCGACATCTTGCCAGATGAAAGCCTCACACAGAATTTTGTGGAGAAAAATCCAGTGGACAGAGGGATACAATGTGTCCAGGAAATGTCAGAACATGAG GTGAACACAGAAAGATTTGAAACAGACAGCAGAGGTATTAACCATGTTGAAGGAGGATGGCCTAAAGATATCAACCCCAGCGAGGTGGAGCAGGTCATCAGGTATCGCAAGAAGGTGGAGAAGGATGAGATGTACATGGCAACGATACAGCAACTGGGAGGG ATTATGGAGCACTGCATCAAACAGAACAATGCCATCGATATTTACGAGGATTACTTTGCAGAGTTAGAAATTGAAGAAAGTGAGGAGACCCCATCAGCCAAAACAATTAATGTATTCAG AGACCCAAATGAAATCAAGAGAACTGCCACACATTTGTCATGGTACCCAGATGGAGCAAGGAAACTTGCCGTAGCTTACTCAAACCTAGAATTCCAGAGGTCATCAGCAGACACTAGCCTGGACTCATACATATGGGATATAG AGAATCCCAATAAGCCAGAGATGACACTCAAACCAGTTTCACCGTTAGTGTGCCTGGAATATAACCCCAAAGATGTACATGTACTGATTGGAGGTTGCTATAATGGTCAAATAG CTTTTTGGGACACAAGGAAAGGATCTCAGGCTGTTGAGATGTCACCTGTAGAACACAGTCATCATGATCCTGTGTACAAAACCATCTGGTTACAATCCAAGACAGGAACAGAATGCTTCTCAGCCTCCACAGATGGACAG gTTCTTTGGTGGGACACAAGGAAACTAGGAGAACCAACAGAGAAATTGGTGATGGATCCTACCAAGAAGGGCAAGATGGAGAATGCTCATGGAGTTATTGCACTCGAGTATGAACCTACTATT CCAACAAAGTTCATGGTTGGAACAGAACAAGGTACCATCATCTCATGTAATCGTAAAGCGAAGACACCGCCCGAGAAGATTGTTGCTATCTACAAGGAGCACATAGGTCCTGTGTATTCACTGCAGAGAAATCCCTTCTTCCCTAAGAACTTCCTCACGGTGGGAGATTGGACAGCTAGG ATTTGGTCAGAAGATATCAGGGAATCATCCATTATGTGGACAAA GTATCACATGTCATACATGACAGATGGTTGTTGGAGTCCTATCAGACCGTCGGTATTCTTCACAACCAAGATGGATGGTACATTAGATGTATGGGATTATCTCTTCAAACAAAACGATCCTACACTTAGTTTACAG GTATGTGATGAAGCTCTACATTGTCTAAGAGTGCAGGATCAAGGCAGATTGATAGCAGCAGGCTCACACACAGGCACCACAACGCTGCTAGAACTCTCCAATAGCCTTTGTACCATGCAGAGAAATGAGAAGGCGCTTGTCACAGCAATGTTTGAGAGAGAGACTAAAAGAGAGAAGATCTTGGAGTCAAGACAGAGAGAGCTGAGACTGAAGAGGGCTGGTCAGAGTGCACAGGGAGAG GATGATGAGAATGCTGGTGATTTTGAAGAAGAAGATCTGGTGGCTAAGGCAGAGGAAGATTTCTTCTCAATGATTAATGCTGATAAGAAGAAGAGAGATAAACAGAAGGAGAAGATGAAAGCTGAAGAAGACAATAAACAAGCAGAAGAT AACATTATCATAGAGGAAGCTGAAAAGACTGATGACGCTAATGGGGAGAAAGAAGAAGCAGAG AGATAA